Proteins from one Brevibacillus humidisoli genomic window:
- a CDS encoding MarR family winged helix-turn-helix transcriptional regulator translates to MNQKHNPPTNNRNSTKGSEQLGRLFLQLRRMERQPRVFGEAGPLTPTEVHTIDAIGCDAGILMSELAARLGVTKGAVTQLVGRLEGKDLVKRTPHPEDSRAVMVSLTDKGKTAYHQHEILHHHFYNQLREHLNEEEISIFEKGIETLVRILRE, encoded by the coding sequence ATGAACCAAAAACATAATCCCCCAACAAACAATCGAAATAGTACCAAGGGCAGCGAGCAGCTTGGCCGCCTATTCCTGCAGCTTCGTCGGATGGAACGACAGCCGCGCGTATTCGGCGAGGCTGGCCCGCTCACGCCAACGGAGGTTCACACAATCGATGCGATTGGCTGCGATGCAGGGATCCTAATGAGCGAGCTGGCTGCTCGACTCGGTGTGACCAAAGGGGCGGTGACACAGCTGGTCGGACGTCTGGAAGGAAAAGACCTGGTGAAGCGTACACCTCATCCGGAGGATTCCAGAGCGGTGATGGTCTCCCTGACTGACAAAGGAAAGACGGCCTATCATCAGCACGAGATATTGCACCATCACTTTTACAACCAGTTGAGAGAACATCTCAATGAAGAGGAAATCTCTATTTTTGAGAAGGGAATCGAAACGCTTGTCAGGATTTTGCGGGAGTAA
- a CDS encoding EamA family transporter, translating to MTALVFAINNIVVKQGFKQSDGKDNGFFTTVLINVVVLGLFFVAAAAWKGWELRFSWTGLWYFVLAGLFTTGLGRLTLFSSIHRIGPSKASAIRNSTPVFTMLFALLVLGEAITLLPGLGIGMLLAAIFLQGFVLYRGSASGKLQAGKSSEKSAGRLTDQSAEKTAGQSADQLAERNKRWAGFLLALLSAAIFGAGQGVRKQGLLEMNDAFLGAWVGALTSLVFALIYQGWRGELKVALRRTFSQWNPYYLIAGVMTSLGPLFFFLAATSLQVTYVSVIAAVEPILTVLLSMLFLKGEETHTLSIWITAALILAGTVLIALFA from the coding sequence TTGACCGCTTTGGTTTTTGCGATCAACAATATTGTCGTGAAACAGGGGTTTAAGCAGAGCGATGGAAAAGATAACGGTTTTTTCACTACGGTCCTGATCAACGTGGTGGTGCTGGGACTGTTTTTTGTCGCAGCGGCTGCCTGGAAAGGGTGGGAACTACGATTTTCGTGGACCGGGCTGTGGTACTTTGTCCTGGCGGGTCTGTTCACCACTGGTTTAGGACGTTTGACGCTGTTTTCCAGCATCCACCGTATCGGTCCGTCGAAAGCATCCGCTATCCGCAACAGTACACCCGTTTTTACCATGCTGTTCGCCCTTCTGGTGTTGGGAGAGGCGATCACGCTGCTTCCTGGTCTTGGCATCGGGATGTTGCTGGCTGCAATTTTTTTACAGGGGTTTGTGCTGTACCGGGGTTCAGCGAGCGGAAAACTGCAAGCCGGGAAATCGAGTGAGAAATCAGCGGGGAGATTGACAGATCAATCGGCAGAGAAAACAGCTGGGCAATCGGCAGACCAACTGGCGGAGCGAAACAAACGGTGGGCCGGGTTCCTGCTTGCGCTGCTCTCCGCCGCCATCTTTGGAGCGGGACAGGGTGTACGCAAGCAAGGGCTGCTGGAGATGAATGACGCTTTTCTAGGAGCGTGGGTTGGCGCTCTCACGTCGCTAGTCTTTGCGCTCATCTATCAAGGCTGGCGCGGGGAGCTGAAGGTAGCCTTGCGGCGTACTTTTTCGCAGTGGAACCCGTATTATCTGATCGCAGGCGTCATGACCAGCCTGGGACCGCTGTTTTTCTTTCTCGCTGCTACTTCCCTGCAGGTCACCTACGTAAGTGTGATTGCGGCAGTAGAGCCGATCTTGACGGTATTGCTCAGCATGCTGTTTTTGAAAGGGGAGGAAACACACACGCTCTCCATCTGGATCACCGCCGCATTGATTTTGGCCGGTACCGTTTTGATCGCGCTGTTTGCTTAG
- a CDS encoding GDSL-type esterase/lipase family protein translates to MRRQSGQLLWPITGSIALLSLLLFACGFVFALNPHMLAADKPLTPTAEQAPANPDQTDNQWDIVALGDSLTRGTGDVNGQGYVGLFREAYEKETTHKIVLHNLAINGLTSTELLEQLEQKQVQQLLASADLILFTIGGNDLFRLSEGLYELDEETIDTALSHLEQNFVKVLAELRRHNPQATIVYTSLYNPFGNTEAAGATTKPLLQWNSTAQQTAAQFAKVLVVPTYDLFAQKEDAYLYTDHFHPNSAGYARIAERVLQAVD, encoded by the coding sequence ATGCGCCGTCAGTCAGGACAACTGCTCTGGCCGATTACAGGATCGATCGCCTTGCTCTCCTTGCTTTTATTTGCCTGCGGCTTCGTTTTCGCCCTCAATCCACACATGCTGGCTGCTGACAAACCGTTGACTCCGACAGCAGAACAAGCGCCGGCCAATCCGGACCAGACGGACAACCAGTGGGACATAGTAGCACTGGGCGATTCGCTTACCCGCGGAACCGGTGATGTGAACGGTCAAGGGTACGTCGGCTTGTTCCGTGAGGCGTATGAAAAAGAAACGACGCACAAAATCGTCTTGCACAACCTGGCGATTAACGGCCTTACCTCCACCGAACTGCTTGAGCAATTGGAACAAAAGCAGGTACAGCAGCTGCTGGCGTCAGCCGATCTGATCCTGTTCACCATCGGCGGGAACGACCTGTTCCGCCTGAGCGAGGGTCTGTATGAGTTGGATGAGGAGACGATCGACACTGCGCTGTCGCATCTGGAGCAAAACTTCGTGAAGGTTCTGGCCGAACTCCGTCGGCACAATCCACAGGCAACGATTGTTTATACATCACTCTACAATCCATTTGGCAATACGGAGGCTGCCGGAGCCACGACCAAACCGCTCCTGCAGTGGAACAGTACGGCCCAGCAAACCGCCGCCCAGTTTGCCAAGGTACTCGTGGTCCCTACCTACGACCTATTTGCTCAAAAAGAAGACGCGTATCTCTACACCGATCATTTTCATCCCAACAGCGCTGGCTATGCCCGCATCGCTGAGCGGGTGTTGCAAGCAGTCGATTGA
- a CDS encoding ABC transporter ATP-binding protein → MAEVVLSVTHLQKRMGGKPIIEDITFDVYAGEVFGFLGPNGAGKTTTIRMLTGLASADGGHILIDGHSLVDRFPEAIRQVGCIVENPEMYKFMSGRENLEHYARMSGGISAERIEEVIRFVDLWQAIDDKVKTYSLGMRQRLGIAQALLHRPKLLILDEPTNGLDPAGIRELRRTIRRLAQEEGLAVFVSSHLLSEIELMCDRVAIINKGKVISVGFVRELMERYADQVDWQLTEGGQEKAVEVLNRLSSVTEVWTLPDGTIRCKMDVERIDEANKALVDAHVGVVQIVSRSVTLEDLFLLLTGGGASDGRQHAASGTK, encoded by the coding sequence ATGGCGGAGGTTGTACTGTCAGTCACCCACCTGCAGAAACGGATGGGCGGCAAACCCATTATCGAAGATATTACGTTTGATGTGTATGCCGGGGAAGTGTTTGGTTTTCTCGGTCCGAATGGAGCAGGCAAAACGACGACGATTCGTATGTTGACAGGACTGGCTTCCGCAGATGGCGGACACATCCTGATTGATGGACATTCCTTGGTCGACCGGTTCCCCGAGGCGATTCGGCAGGTGGGTTGTATCGTCGAAAATCCGGAGATGTACAAGTTTATGAGCGGGCGGGAAAACCTGGAGCACTATGCCCGGATGAGCGGTGGGATCAGCGCGGAACGGATAGAGGAAGTGATTCGCTTCGTCGATTTGTGGCAGGCGATTGACGATAAGGTAAAAACGTACTCGCTGGGAATGCGGCAGCGGTTGGGGATTGCCCAAGCCTTGCTGCACCGACCAAAACTGCTGATCCTGGACGAGCCGACCAATGGGCTCGATCCTGCGGGGATACGGGAACTCCGCCGTACGATTCGCAGACTGGCGCAGGAAGAGGGACTAGCGGTGTTCGTATCGAGCCATTTGCTCAGTGAGATCGAGCTGATGTGTGACCGGGTGGCGATCATCAACAAGGGCAAGGTGATTTCTGTCGGATTCGTACGTGAGCTGATGGAGCGTTACGCCGATCAGGTCGATTGGCAGCTCACAGAGGGAGGGCAGGAAAAAGCGGTTGAAGTGCTAAATCGCTTGTCCAGTGTGACGGAAGTCTGGACGTTGCCGGATGGTACGATAAGATGCAAGATGGATGTAGAGCGGATCGACGAAGCAAACAAAGCACTGGTGGATGCTCATGTAGGCGTTGTGCAGATCGTCTCGCGATCCGTTACATTGGAAGATCTGTTTTTGCTGTTGACAGGAGGAGGTGCGTCCGATGGGCGGCAGCATGCTGCATCTGGTACAAAATGA
- a CDS encoding ABC transporter permease — protein sequence MGGSMLHLVQNETIKILRRRRFLVVFLILLILIPIFTYAQYRASLTAQERLGTDDWRALLQQQIVDTQNRLTSSRLPEEWREWLKIRVQQQQYYLEHDINPTAPGGPTFARGFMDQAVSLFLPMMIVVLAVDLVSSEYSEGTIKLLLTRPVRRWKVLTSKLITLILFISLTVLLTLVLAYLISGIVFGYSGWDMPVLTGFQVVGAELDTSQVFMVPQWLYLFMQYGLGWFVCVVVGMITLMVSVVVRSAAAGMGIMMAALISGTILSQMASSWEAAKYLFVVNLQVTDYLAGTLPPIKGMTLPFSLAVLSVWTIAALLVSYLVFIKKDVTT from the coding sequence ATGGGCGGCAGCATGCTGCATCTGGTACAAAATGAGACGATCAAGATCCTGCGCCGCCGCCGGTTCCTTGTGGTCTTTCTGATTCTGCTGATCCTGATCCCGATTTTTACCTATGCCCAGTACAGAGCCTCCCTCACTGCCCAGGAACGGCTCGGTACGGATGACTGGCGAGCGTTGTTGCAGCAGCAGATCGTCGATACGCAGAACAGGCTCACCTCCAGCAGGCTGCCGGAAGAGTGGCGGGAGTGGTTGAAAATCCGGGTCCAGCAGCAGCAGTACTACCTGGAACACGATATCAACCCTACAGCACCGGGCGGCCCTACCTTTGCCCGCGGCTTCATGGATCAGGCCGTATCGCTGTTTTTGCCGATGATGATCGTCGTGCTGGCAGTCGATCTCGTCTCATCGGAATACAGCGAGGGCACGATTAAACTGCTGCTGACACGACCGGTACGCCGCTGGAAGGTACTGACCAGCAAGCTGATCACCTTGATCTTGTTCATTTCCTTGACGGTTCTGCTGACATTGGTGCTGGCGTACCTGATCTCTGGGATCGTCTTTGGCTATTCGGGATGGGATATGCCGGTACTGACCGGGTTTCAGGTGGTCGGTGCCGAACTGGACACTTCACAGGTCTTTATGGTGCCGCAGTGGCTATATCTGTTTATGCAGTACGGGTTGGGCTGGTTTGTCTGCGTGGTCGTCGGCATGATAACCCTGATGGTCTCAGTCGTTGTCCGCAGTGCCGCAGCGGGTATGGGGATCATGATGGCCGCCCTGATCAGCGGGACGATTCTCTCTCAGATGGCTTCATCCTGGGAGGCAGCCAAGTATCTGTTTGTCGTCAACCTGCAGGTAACTGATTATCTGGCTGGAACATTACCCCCTATCAAAGGCATGACGTTACCCTTCTCGCTCGCTGTGCTTTCCGTCTGGACGATTGCGGCTCTGCTTGTCTCTTATCTGGTTTTTATCAAAAAGGATGTGACCACCTAA
- a CDS encoding RNA polymerase sigma factor, which translates to MQTDQEIIQQITQGDVEAYREIIQRYQRMIFVFIYKMVNNTADAEDLTQEVFVKAYEKLSTYRGDSQFSTWLHTLARNRTIDFLRRRKIHDSDEQLAFIPSQARDESPQDSLLTKEQRKEIERAFSMLSDSYREVIVLRCTHEYPFEKIASLLGIAESTARVRYLRARQEFAKLLSRTEGGLVHELQ; encoded by the coding sequence ATGCAAACCGATCAGGAAATCATCCAGCAGATCACGCAGGGTGATGTAGAGGCGTACCGCGAGATTATCCAGCGGTATCAGCGGATGATTTTTGTCTTCATCTACAAGATGGTTAACAACACAGCAGACGCAGAAGATTTGACACAAGAAGTCTTTGTCAAAGCTTATGAAAAGCTTTCCACATATCGCGGTGACAGTCAATTCTCTACCTGGCTGCATACACTTGCTCGCAACCGTACGATCGATTTTTTGCGACGACGAAAAATCCACGATTCGGACGAGCAACTGGCTTTCATCCCTTCTCAGGCACGTGACGAATCGCCGCAAGATTCGTTATTGACAAAAGAACAGCGCAAAGAGATAGAGCGCGCCTTTTCGATGCTGTCTGATTCTTACCGCGAGGTGATTGTCCTGCGCTGCACGCACGAGTATCCGTTTGAGAAGATCGCTTCCCTCCTGGGGATTGCCGAATCGACCGCACGAGTACGTTATCTGCGCGCCCGTCAAGAATTTGCCAAATTATTAAGTCGCACGGAAGGAGGACTCGTTCATGAACTGCAATGA
- a CDS encoding DNA repair helicase XPB produces the protein MEYRPALPAIVQSDRTVLLEAMHPQFAEARAALTRFCELVKSPEYIHTYRITPLSLWNAAASGVSVEEVLDSLDRFSKYGVPPTIVAEVRDTMSRYGLLLMEQWRGQLLLTSDNSGILAELLRYPSLKQYVLEQLSPTTYAIAADARGLLKQELLRLGYPVRDQAGYNDGEACPIELKDVTNSGMPFHLRDYQQAAVDAFYERGTELGGSGVLVLPCGAGKTVIGLAAISRLKTATLILTTNTTSVRQWKRELLDKTNIDPTMVGEYTGEGKEVRPITVATYQILTYRRNAEDQFPHMRLFHERNWGLIIYDEVHLLPAPVFRVTAGIQAKRRLGLTATLVREDGCAEDVFSLIGPKKYDVPWKELEQNGWIAEACCREIRLSIDPLLRHAYAQAAPQQKFRIAAENPRKMQVIRQLLDRHRDDQILVIGQYLNQLKQVAAELGAPLITGSVSEQERQDLYRQFRAGELKCLVVSKVANFAVDLPEANVAIQISGTFGSRQEEAQRLGRILRPKQNVNQAHFYTLVTRDTREQEFAMHRQLFLVEQGYRYEIMEAEEIE, from the coding sequence GTGGAATACCGACCCGCTCTTCCCGCAATTGTGCAAAGTGACCGTACTGTCCTGCTTGAAGCCATGCATCCGCAGTTTGCCGAAGCGAGAGCGGCTTTGACCCGGTTTTGCGAGTTGGTCAAAAGCCCTGAGTACATCCATACCTACCGGATTACGCCGCTCTCTCTCTGGAATGCGGCAGCAAGCGGCGTCTCCGTTGAGGAGGTGCTCGACTCTCTGGATCGGTTCAGCAAGTATGGCGTACCCCCGACCATCGTCGCCGAAGTGCGGGACACGATGAGTCGGTATGGACTGCTGCTGATGGAACAATGGAGGGGACAACTGCTTTTGACGAGTGACAACTCCGGGATCCTCGCTGAACTCCTTCGCTATCCATCGCTGAAGCAGTATGTTCTGGAGCAGTTGTCGCCTACGACGTACGCCATCGCTGCCGACGCACGGGGGTTGCTCAAACAGGAACTGCTCCGGCTCGGTTATCCGGTGCGTGACCAGGCCGGTTACAACGACGGGGAGGCGTGCCCGATAGAACTGAAGGACGTGACGAACAGTGGCATGCCCTTTCACCTGCGCGATTATCAGCAAGCAGCCGTCGACGCCTTTTACGAGAGAGGCACGGAGTTGGGAGGAAGCGGTGTGCTGGTATTGCCTTGCGGAGCCGGCAAAACCGTGATCGGACTTGCTGCCATCAGTCGGCTGAAAACCGCAACCTTGATCCTGACTACCAACACCACATCAGTTCGGCAATGGAAACGGGAACTGCTTGACAAGACCAACATTGACCCCACCATGGTTGGTGAATACACTGGAGAAGGAAAGGAAGTAAGACCGATCACCGTCGCCACCTATCAGATCCTAACCTACCGCCGAAATGCGGAGGATCAGTTCCCGCATATGCGGTTGTTTCACGAGCGGAACTGGGGGCTGATCATCTACGACGAGGTGCATCTGCTGCCCGCTCCCGTCTTTCGAGTGACGGCCGGCATCCAGGCAAAACGGCGCCTTGGGTTGACAGCTACACTGGTGCGCGAAGATGGCTGCGCAGAGGATGTCTTCTCTCTGATCGGTCCGAAAAAGTATGATGTTCCATGGAAGGAGCTGGAGCAAAACGGTTGGATCGCCGAAGCCTGCTGTCGTGAGATTCGCCTGTCCATCGACCCGCTGTTGCGTCATGCCTACGCTCAGGCTGCACCGCAGCAGAAGTTCCGCATTGCGGCGGAGAACCCCCGCAAGATGCAAGTGATTCGCCAACTGCTCGATCGGCATCGCGATGACCAGATCCTGGTTATCGGTCAGTATCTCAACCAATTGAAGCAAGTGGCCGCTGAACTAGGGGCGCCGCTGATTACCGGCAGTGTCAGCGAGCAGGAACGGCAGGATTTGTACCGTCAGTTCAGAGCAGGTGAACTGAAGTGTCTCGTTGTGTCCAAAGTGGCCAACTTTGCCGTCGACTTGCCGGAAGCGAACGTGGCGATTCAGATCTCTGGAACATTTGGCTCTCGCCAGGAAGAGGCCCAACGGCTGGGCAGGATTCTGCGTCCAAAACAAAATGTCAACCAGGCTCATTTTTATACACTGGTAACACGTGATACACGCGAACAAGAGTTCGCCATGCATCGGCAACTGTTTCTCGTCGAGCAGGGCTACCGCTACGAAATAATGGAAGCAGAGGAGATAGAGTGA
- a CDS encoding hemolysin family protein — MESDFLLLAAFNLFLVLVLVFLNGFFVATEFAVVKVRESRIAQLVAEGNPRARHVDRLIRNLDAYLSACQLGITLASLGLGWLGEPAVADLLHPLFVFFAIGEPWTHTISFIVAFSFITFLHIVLGELAPKSLAIQRSEWVSLQVARPIQLFYRVMYPFIVFLNWAAFKFLGLFGIPPITEQQAAHTEDEIRILVSQSHKSGLIDKTELMLVDNIFDFSETMAREIMVPRTDMMVLNLHDPYEHNKQLVKDGRFTRYPVIEGDKDHVVGTLHIKDLLTNVLQGDKSELEAIMRPVLTAPETISISRLLTMMQKQHNQMAILIDEYGGTAGLVTIEDIMEEIVGDIQDEFDNERPEVEKKDDVFSFDGRVLLEEVNDYLGLSLDGTEVDTLAGWIYMQIDHPPKVGDNVTAEGYSFIVDEVDHYRINRVQVKKLVAQAAELERVHQEV, encoded by the coding sequence TTGGAGAGCGATTTCCTGCTACTCGCTGCCTTTAACCTCTTCCTCGTACTGGTGCTGGTTTTTCTCAATGGTTTTTTCGTCGCTACCGAATTCGCTGTCGTCAAGGTGCGGGAGTCGCGAATTGCCCAGCTTGTCGCCGAGGGAAACCCTCGGGCCCGTCATGTGGATCGACTGATTCGCAATCTGGATGCGTATCTGTCCGCCTGTCAACTTGGGATTACGCTGGCTTCGCTGGGTTTGGGCTGGTTGGGAGAACCGGCGGTTGCAGATTTGCTGCATCCGTTGTTCGTTTTCTTTGCCATTGGAGAGCCCTGGACCCATACCATTTCCTTCATCGTTGCTTTTTCCTTTATTACGTTCCTACATATCGTACTGGGAGAATTGGCACCTAAATCGCTTGCGATTCAGCGTTCGGAGTGGGTTTCTTTACAAGTGGCACGACCCATTCAGCTGTTTTACAGGGTGATGTATCCGTTTATTGTCTTTCTCAATTGGGCGGCATTCAAGTTTCTTGGGTTGTTTGGAATTCCACCCATAACCGAACAGCAAGCGGCCCATACGGAAGATGAGATCCGGATCCTGGTTAGTCAGAGCCATAAAAGCGGCTTGATCGACAAGACAGAGTTGATGCTGGTCGACAACATCTTTGATTTCTCCGAGACAATGGCGCGGGAAATTATGGTGCCGCGAACCGATATGATGGTGTTGAATCTTCACGATCCGTATGAACACAACAAACAATTGGTCAAGGATGGCAGGTTTACCCGCTATCCGGTGATTGAAGGGGATAAGGATCATGTAGTCGGTACCCTGCATATCAAGGATCTCTTGACCAACGTCTTGCAAGGAGACAAGAGCGAGCTGGAAGCGATTATGCGGCCAGTTTTGACAGCTCCCGAGACGATTTCCATCAGCCGACTGCTTACCATGATGCAAAAGCAGCATAACCAGATGGCCATCCTGATCGACGAATACGGTGGTACGGCAGGACTGGTAACGATTGAGGACATCATGGAGGAGATTGTTGGGGACATACAGGATGAATTCGACAACGAGCGGCCGGAGGTAGAGAAAAAAGATGACGTTTTCTCGTTTGACGGTCGGGTCCTGCTGGAAGAGGTAAATGATTACCTCGGACTCTCGTTGGACGGTACGGAAGTAGATACGCTGGCGGGTTGGATTTACATGCAGATTGACCATCCGCCAAAAGTAGGAGATAACGTGACCGCAGAAGGATATAGTTTTATCGTAGACGAGGTAGATCATTATCGGATCAACCGGGTTCAGGTGAAGAAGCTGGTGGCACAAGCGGCTGAATTAGAGCGCGTCCATCAGGAAGTATAA
- a CDS encoding bile acid:sodium symporter family protein, which translates to MKTLERISQFVGNTFAVWVLLFTVLAFLYPSWFVGIAPYIVPLLGIIMFGMGLTLSTADFKEVFKRPKEVLLGVLAQFVIMPLLGFGLAVGLRLPPEVAVGVILVGCCPGGTASNVMTYLARGDVALSVAITSVSTLLAPLATPGLILLFASQWVPVDALGLFWSIVKVVIIPIALGLIVKMLFKRQAEAGVKALPLISVVAIVAIVAAVVAGSKESIASSGLMIFAVVVLHNLIGLALGYLIAKLFKLNLSKQKALSIEVGMQNSGLGAAIAAAHFSPLSAVPSALFSVWHNISGPIIATLFGRMKDPD; encoded by the coding sequence TTGAAAACGTTGGAACGAATCAGTCAATTTGTGGGGAACACGTTTGCTGTGTGGGTTTTGCTCTTTACGGTTCTGGCCTTTTTGTATCCATCCTGGTTTGTTGGCATTGCCCCCTATATCGTCCCTCTGCTGGGCATCATCATGTTTGGAATGGGATTAACCCTCTCCACCGCCGACTTTAAAGAAGTGTTTAAGCGTCCAAAAGAGGTGCTGCTTGGTGTTTTGGCACAATTCGTGATTATGCCGCTGTTAGGCTTCGGGCTGGCTGTGGGCTTGCGATTGCCCCCCGAAGTGGCAGTCGGCGTCATCCTGGTCGGTTGCTGTCCGGGTGGAACCGCCTCCAATGTGATGACCTACCTGGCCCGGGGGGATGTCGCCCTTTCTGTTGCGATCACCTCTGTCTCGACACTGCTCGCTCCGCTTGCCACACCCGGCTTGATCTTACTGTTCGCCAGCCAATGGGTTCCCGTTGACGCGCTCGGCTTGTTCTGGTCGATTGTTAAAGTGGTCATCATCCCCATTGCGCTGGGATTAATCGTCAAAATGCTGTTCAAACGTCAGGCAGAGGCAGGTGTAAAAGCACTGCCGCTGATCTCGGTCGTGGCCATCGTCGCCATTGTGGCCGCCGTGGTGGCCGGCAGCAAAGAAAGCATCGCCAGCAGTGGTCTCATGATCTTTGCCGTCGTTGTCCTGCACAACCTGATTGGTTTGGCACTGGGATACCTGATTGCCAAGCTGTTCAAACTGAACCTGAGCAAGCAAAAAGCACTTTCTATTGAAGTAGGGATGCAAAATTCCGGACTGGGCGCAGCGATTGCGGCCGCTCACTTTTCTCCGTTGTCAGCCGTCCCCAGTGCGCTCTTTAGTGTATGGCACAACATCTCCGGACCGATCATCGCCACTCTGTTTGGCAGAATGAAAGATCCAGATTGA
- a CDS encoding TerB family tellurite resistance protein yields MPGNAENEKQILFNSIRLMICVGHADGYMGEKEIGRVYRMVESERFTLRERQVLMDDIDNPKRPDQLVQDMADLTRTEKLRLLRQLYHVAVADRKITPAEQQEIRRIAGLLGIEQDKLQQVEDWILEGIDWKERWQKIVGE; encoded by the coding sequence ATGCCAGGCAATGCAGAGAATGAGAAGCAAATCTTGTTTAATTCGATACGACTGATGATATGTGTTGGTCATGCGGATGGGTATATGGGAGAGAAAGAGATCGGGCGCGTCTATCGCATGGTGGAAAGCGAACGTTTTACCCTGCGGGAACGACAAGTCCTGATGGATGACATAGACAATCCCAAACGGCCGGATCAACTGGTCCAAGATATGGCCGACTTGACACGAACGGAAAAGCTACGTTTGCTGCGACAGTTGTACCATGTTGCGGTTGCTGACCGCAAGATCACACCCGCTGAACAACAAGAGATTCGGCGCATCGCCGGCCTGCTTGGAATCGAGCAGGATAAACTGCAGCAGGTGGAGGATTGGATACTCGAAGGTATCGATTGGAAAGAACGTTGGCAAAAGATCGTCGGAGAATAA
- the surE gene encoding 5'/3'-nucleotidase SurE, which translates to MVRILVSNDDGINARGIRLLVDAILTLPNVEVFVVAPSGENSGVGHSITYRSALAPKPHPFYELPVQAWEVNGTPADCIKSAYHLVLTDKKKPDLVLSGINVGNNLGRDVYYSGTCSAAREAVILGTPAVALSYDNYFHEEDYGEVVDIIQPLLSHFVQKAKQNELPPEVFWNVNIPHRKQSDIKGIAPAVLSLYHYDDQYHREDEGYWLKRQYKEAKRPDERDDYHLLTSGYITVTPIHIDSTDRGLLDEIAHWPLAGEWTKEEKT; encoded by the coding sequence ATGGTGCGTATCTTGGTATCAAATGACGACGGAATCAACGCCCGAGGAATCCGCTTGCTGGTTGACGCTATCCTGACGCTTCCCAACGTAGAGGTGTTTGTGGTAGCACCCTCGGGAGAAAACAGTGGTGTCGGCCACAGCATCACTTATCGCTCGGCACTGGCTCCCAAGCCCCATCCCTTTTACGAGCTGCCGGTACAGGCTTGGGAGGTGAACGGCACACCTGCAGACTGCATCAAGTCTGCGTACCATCTGGTGTTGACAGACAAAAAGAAGCCGGATCTTGTCCTCTCCGGGATTAATGTGGGTAATAACCTTGGACGAGACGTCTATTATTCAGGGACCTGCAGTGCGGCTCGGGAAGCGGTGATCCTAGGTACACCGGCTGTCGCGCTCTCGTATGACAATTATTTCCACGAAGAGGATTACGGAGAAGTGGTTGACATCATTCAGCCATTGCTTAGCCATTTCGTGCAGAAGGCGAAGCAGAACGAACTGCCGCCTGAAGTATTTTGGAATGTGAACATCCCGCATCGGAAGCAATCCGACATAAAAGGGATTGCTCCAGCCGTCCTCTCATTGTATCACTATGATGACCAGTACCACCGCGAGGATGAGGGGTACTGGCTCAAGCGGCAGTACAAAGAAGCGAAGAGGCCCGATGAGCGAGACGATTACCATCTCTTGACGAGTGGGTATATTACTGTCACGCCGATCCATATTGATTCGACTGATCGAGGGTTATTGGACGAGATTGCCCATTGGCCGCTCGCAGGCGAGTGGACTAAAGAAGAGAAGACATGA
- the thpR gene encoding RNA 2',3'-cyclic phosphodiesterase, protein MRLFVAVDIPDQVAASLATIQQRLRQEIATKRWQRCENMHVTLHFLGDVSEEYVPELQRDIDLVSSVVAPFRLAIGRFGVFPNPGRPQVLWLGLSGEQQVLQQTYRLLGNQFCRYAWLVQEKRPYTPHITLARGPFTGTFPLPLTEWNERLRPIPPLSWEVKEIHLYRSELLPQGAVYSVIHSGRLTGTADHIQEGDEA, encoded by the coding sequence ATGCGTTTGTTTGTTGCGGTTGATATTCCAGACCAGGTTGCCGCTTCACTCGCTACCATACAGCAACGGCTGCGCCAGGAGATCGCGACGAAGCGCTGGCAGCGGTGTGAGAATATGCATGTGACACTCCATTTTCTCGGCGATGTGAGTGAAGAATATGTCCCGGAGCTTCAACGGGACATTGATCTGGTCAGCTCTGTTGTTGCTCCTTTTCGCTTGGCGATTGGGCGATTTGGTGTGTTTCCCAATCCGGGCAGACCACAGGTGCTGTGGCTGGGTCTGTCCGGGGAGCAGCAGGTCTTGCAGCAGACTTATCGATTACTGGGAAATCAGTTTTGCAGATATGCTTGGCTAGTGCAGGAAAAACGGCCGTACACGCCACATATTACCCTGGCCCGCGGCCCCTTCACAGGTACATTCCCCCTGCCGCTCACAGAGTGGAATGAAAGACTTCGACCTATACCTCCACTCTCCTGGGAAGTGAAGGAGATTCATCTCTATCGATCCGAGCTGCTGCCGCAGGGGGCCGTTTATTCCGTGATCCACTCCGGCCGACTGACCGGTACAGCTGATCATATCCAGGAAGGAGACGAGGCGTAG